One genomic segment of Natranaeroarchaeum aerophilus includes these proteins:
- a CDS encoding DUF7127 family protein produces MNIEQFSRRDERHVREYEADGAHRIVADLGSDVAANVEVVGDTAIVVPEEGDQIDLDLPEDGAKAFIKNGILTIELEDGR; encoded by the coding sequence ATGAATATAGAACAGTTTTCACGGCGTGACGAACGCCACGTCCGGGAGTACGAGGCTGATGGTGCTCACCGGATCGTGGCCGATCTGGGTAGCGACGTAGCGGCAAACGTAGAGGTCGTCGGTGATACGGCGATCGTCGTCCCTGAGGAGGGCGACCAGATCGATCTCGATCTGCCCGAGGATGGCGCGAAAGCGTTTATCAAAAACGGTATCCTCACTATCGAACTGGAGGACGGACGATGA
- a CDS encoding transcription initiation factor IIB family protein produces the protein MYSARTRVENEEWVEEIEAVADELDLDADATSTATDLFLSSVPEAERSKRAVLAASVYAASLISGQAQSQGDVADAAGVARLTIQQRWKELLREAGMEPPDW, from the coding sequence ATGTACAGCGCACGCACCCGCGTCGAGAACGAGGAATGGGTCGAAGAGATCGAGGCGGTTGCCGACGAGCTCGATCTTGACGCCGACGCCACCTCGACCGCGACGGATCTCTTTCTTTCGAGCGTCCCCGAGGCGGAGCGCTCGAAGCGGGCAGTGCTGGCCGCGAGCGTCTACGCGGCCTCGCTGATCTCGGGGCAGGCACAGTCACAGGGCGATGTCGCCGACGCTGCGGGTGTCGCGCGGCTTACCATTCAACAGCGCTGGAAGGAGTTGCTTCGCGAAGCCGGGATGGAGCCACCGGACTGGTAA
- a CDS encoding phosphopantetheine adenylyltransferase, producing the protein MNVALGGTFDPIHDGHRALFDRAFELGDVTIGLTSDDLAPKTRAEDRYVRPYDERKADLDGELVEYADQYDRTYEIRTLDAPTGIATEAQFDCLVVSPETIDGAERINEIRMDEGVAPLRIEVVDHVYAEDDEIISSTRIVNGEIDEQGNITPDREGRGRVQPD; encoded by the coding sequence ATGAACGTCGCGCTGGGGGGAACGTTCGATCCGATCCACGACGGCCACAGAGCCCTGTTCGACCGCGCGTTCGAGCTCGGGGACGTGACGATCGGGCTGACCAGCGACGACCTCGCTCCGAAGACACGGGCCGAGGACCGCTACGTCCGGCCGTACGACGAACGGAAAGCCGACCTCGACGGCGAGCTCGTGGAGTATGCTGACCAGTACGACCGCACCTACGAGATTCGGACTCTCGATGCACCGACCGGGATCGCTACCGAGGCACAGTTCGACTGTCTGGTGGTCTCTCCCGAAACTATCGACGGCGCGGAGCGCATCAACGAGATTCGCATGGACGAGGGCGTCGCCCCGCTCAGAATCGAGGTCGTTGATCACGTCTACGCCGAGGACGACGAGATCATCTCCAGCACCCGGATCGTCAACGGTGAAATCGACGAACAGGGGAACATCACGCCCGATCGCGAGGGGCGTGGGCGCGTCCAGCCCGACTGA
- the nrfD gene encoding NrfD/PsrC family molybdoenzyme membrane anchor subunit — protein sequence MTAPELFWLEAGHWDIFVAVYLFLGGVSGGSYVVASIAETVAGRSEYDGYEHVTRWGLLTAFVTIAVGSITLLLHLSGPFIRAFTFPVSFTNWTSWMAIGTWVIVLFSLLVTVRLLWATFGAKATADPSGLPRQLVAKLGVEGLLDRLADATRPTGILDMGVRLVGVGLAVLVVVYTGLLLSDVGWNVPLWDPRLLPLLFLASGVSAGTAAVVMLAQLASNIDSHLVHRFSLFDDAVITVEIVILGILLYTLATGGVAATETYASLTGPYGPLLWVGVLGLGLVVPLLISGAQQAVEFLREENKLMTKPICSAKFGLVIAGSFMLRFLIVYAAIHQPVVVG from the coding sequence ATGACTGCTCCAGAACTGTTCTGGCTCGAGGCGGGCCACTGGGACATCTTCGTCGCCGTCTACCTCTTCCTCGGGGGCGTCTCGGGAGGGTCGTACGTGGTCGCATCGATCGCCGAGACTGTCGCCGGTCGAAGCGAGTACGACGGCTACGAGCACGTCACCCGGTGGGGACTGCTGACGGCGTTCGTCACGATCGCCGTTGGCTCGATCACGTTGCTGTTGCACCTCTCCGGACCGTTCATCCGGGCATTTACCTTCCCCGTGAGCTTCACGAACTGGACATCCTGGATGGCGATCGGGACCTGGGTGATCGTGCTGTTCAGCCTCCTCGTCACGGTGCGGTTACTGTGGGCTACGTTCGGGGCCAAAGCGACTGCCGATCCGAGTGGGCTCCCCCGACAGCTGGTTGCGAAACTCGGCGTCGAAGGGCTGCTGGACCGGCTGGCCGACGCGACCCGTCCCACGGGTATCCTCGACATGGGTGTACGACTGGTCGGCGTCGGACTGGCAGTGCTTGTGGTCGTCTACACCGGGCTACTGTTGAGCGACGTCGGCTGGAACGTCCCCCTGTGGGATCCACGGCTACTCCCGCTGTTGTTCCTGGCCAGTGGCGTCTCGGCCGGGACGGCGGCAGTCGTGATGCTCGCCCAGCTGGCCAGCAACATCGACAGCCATCTCGTCCATCGGTTTAGCCTGTTCGACGACGCGGTCATCACCGTCGAAATCGTCATCCTGGGAATCCTGCTGTACACGCTCGCAACGGGCGGCGTCGCAGCTACCGAAACGTACGCCTCACTCACCGGACCGTACGGTCCCTTGCTCTGGGTTGGCGTACTCGGGCTCGGACTCGTGGTCCCACTCCTGATATCGGGTGCCCAGCAGGCTGTCGAGTTCCTCCGGGAGGAGAACAAGCTGATGACGAAGCCGATCTGTTCGGCGAAGTTCGGGCTAGTCATAGCCGGTTCGTTCATGCTGCGGTTCCTGATCGTCTACGCGGCGATCCACCAGCCGGTGGTCGTCGGATGA
- a CDS encoding winged helix-turn-helix domain-containing protein, with amino-acid sequence MSSDDTTDPESPDDAQTDDEFEDSFLPEGGESTRERLEEEADRAVEGFDQGIVDLLSWLLETETRARIYVYLRQHPGSTSEEVAEGTGLYPSTVREALAELHDEEKVTRSKRENEGAGNNPYEYDAMAPSDLVGSVAGQMQKELNTVFNMDTYLGRDDGGADEEPVTITVEERSDEESEADDESDADDAADEDASSRDGADDEEH; translated from the coding sequence ATGTCTTCCGACGACACTACCGATCCGGAGTCCCCCGACGACGCACAGACGGACGACGAGTTCGAGGATAGCTTTCTCCCCGAGGGCGGTGAGTCGACGCGCGAACGCCTCGAAGAGGAGGCGGATCGCGCCGTCGAGGGGTTCGATCAGGGAATCGTCGACCTGCTCTCGTGGCTCCTCGAAACCGAGACACGGGCGCGGATCTACGTCTATCTCCGACAGCACCCCGGTAGCACGAGCGAGGAAGTCGCCGAGGGAACGGGCCTGTATCCGAGTACGGTTCGGGAGGCGCTGGCCGAGCTCCACGACGAGGAGAAGGTCACGCGGAGCAAACGCGAGAACGAAGGGGCGGGCAACAACCCCTACGAGTACGACGCGATGGCACCGAGCGACCTCGTGGGCAGCGTCGCGGGCCAGATGCAAAAGGAGCTCAACACGGTGTTCAACATGGACACGTATCTCGGCCGTGACGATGGAGGGGCCGACGAGGAGCCGGTAACGATCACCGTCGAGGAGCGGTCGGACGAGGAGTCCGAAGCGGACGATGAATCCGACGCAGACGACGCCGCCGACGAGGATGCGTCGTCCAGGGACGGAGCAGACGACGAAGAACACTGA
- a CDS encoding alpha/beta fold hydrolase — protein sequence MESITHHGRVTAYRRTDRGGDGPVVLFVHGSGATGDVWRGQRSLADRYEVVTLDLSGHGESEDVDVSSGYEALSAYATDVVTVAREVGADVLVGSSLGGAVVQHVALERNYDPAAIVLTGTGAKPAVLEDLLGWLDDDFERAVEFLHEDGRLFYDPDEELRTASADAMHSVGQEVTRRDFRTCHVFDARDRIGEIAVPALAVYGEHDQLTPPRYHEYLADELPDSARASIGDAAHLAMLERPNAFNAALERFFEELDENGSV from the coding sequence ATGGAGAGTATCACACACCACGGCCGGGTAACAGCCTACCGCCGAACTGATCGCGGTGGCGACGGCCCCGTTGTACTGTTCGTTCACGGCAGCGGCGCGACCGGTGACGTCTGGCGGGGCCAGCGCTCGCTCGCAGATCGATACGAGGTTGTCACGCTCGATCTGAGCGGTCACGGGGAGTCAGAAGACGTCGATGTTAGTTCGGGCTATGAGGCCCTGTCGGCCTACGCTACCGATGTCGTCACGGTCGCTCGCGAGGTCGGTGCGGACGTCCTCGTCGGGAGCTCGCTGGGCGGGGCAGTTGTCCAGCACGTCGCGCTCGAACGAAACTACGATCCGGCTGCGATCGTACTGACCGGGACCGGCGCGAAACCGGCGGTTCTGGAGGACCTGCTCGGCTGGCTGGACGACGATTTCGAGCGTGCGGTCGAGTTCCTCCACGAGGACGGGCGGCTGTTCTACGATCCGGACGAGGAACTCCGGACGGCGTCGGCGGACGCCATGCACTCGGTGGGCCAGGAGGTCACTCGCCGCGATTTCCGGACCTGCCACGTCTTCGATGCCCGGGACCGGATCGGCGAGATAGCGGTGCCCGCCCTCGCCGTCTACGGCGAACACGATCAGTTGACGCCGCCGCGCTATCACGAGTATCTGGCCGACGAACTGCCCGATTCCGCCCGGGCGTCGATCGGTGACGCCGCCCACCTCGCGATGCTCGAACGACCCAACGCGTTCAACGCGGCGCTCGAACGGTTCTTCGAGGAGCTAGACGAGAACGGCTCAGTATAG
- a CDS encoding TorD/DmsD family molecular chaperone produces the protein MSTRHAELYAALASCFQHPDEDFLAAIRDGTLETTFGTGPTALSTVEAVPPVEDLATLRHEYLRTFEAFEGEYAPPAESAYEQWWDGTERGILSGPPASDMKGRYEALEAEVPPEYPADHISLLLEYASLLLDAEQYQEYARFHGAHFDWIPAFRERVEETSDSAFYLWAVRTLDAVVDAVGERYVD, from the coding sequence ATGAGTACACGACACGCCGAACTGTACGCCGCGCTCGCCTCGTGTTTCCAGCATCCCGACGAAGACTTCCTCGCAGCGATTCGTGACGGGACGCTCGAAACGACGTTCGGCACGGGACCGACGGCGCTATCGACCGTCGAAGCCGTTCCGCCGGTCGAAGACCTGGCCACGCTCCGACATGAGTATCTCCGTACGTTCGAGGCGTTCGAGGGCGAGTATGCCCCACCCGCCGAGTCCGCCTACGAGCAGTGGTGGGACGGGACCGAGCGCGGAATCCTGTCGGGACCGCCCGCCAGCGACATGAAGGGTCGGTACGAGGCACTCGAGGCCGAGGTCCCGCCGGAGTATCCGGCCGATCATATATCACTGTTGCTGGAGTACGCAAGTCTCCTGCTGGATGCCGAACAGTACCAGGAGTACGCCCGTTTCCACGGCGCGCACTTCGACTGGATTCCGGCGTTCCGCGAGCGCGTCGAGGAGACATCGGACTCGGCGTTCTATCTGTGGGCCGTCCGGACGCTCGACGCGGTCGTCGACGCTGTCGGCGAGCGATACGTCGACTGA
- a CDS encoding CDC48 family AAA ATPase yields the protein MRLTVKPLKQKDAGRGLAAVDRASMRELELENGDYIVIEGSEGRKAVARVWPGYPEDEGRNVIRIDGRLRQEADVGIDDRVTIEKADVQPATSITVALPQNLRIRGNIGPLVRDKLSGQAITENQTVPFPLSFGPMSGSGQSVPLKIANTEPGGTVVVTDSTDIEISETPAEQIDGQAERSEAGPSVAYEDIGGLDSELEQVREMIELPMRHPELFQQLGIEPPKGVLLHGPPGTGKTLMAKAVANEIDAYFDTISGPEIMSKYYGESEEQLREVFEEAEENAPAIIFIDEIDSIAPERGEAGGDVERRVVAQLLSLMDGLEERGQVTVIAATNRVDAIDPALRRGGRFDREIEISVPDKSGREEILQVHTRGMPLEEEFDLEAYAENTHGFVGADLASLTKEAAMNALRRIRPEIDLDSEEIDAEILDSLQVTERDFREAIKGIEPSALREVFVEVPDVTWDDVGGLEDTKEGLVETIQWPLEYPEVFEQMDMQAAKGVLLYGPPGTGKTLMAKAVANEADSNFISIKGPELLSKWVGESEKGVREVFSKARENAPTVVFFDEIDAIATERGSGGGDSNVGERVVSQLLTELDGLEQLEDVVVIATTNRPDLIDDALLRPGRLDRHVHVPVPDEDARRAIFAVHTRDKPLADGIDLDWLASETEGFVGADIEAVTREASMAASREFINSVDPEEIGESIENVRITREHFEDALDEVGPSVTEEVRERYEELESEITRSEPDGQSELGRTFQ from the coding sequence ATGAGACTTACTGTCAAACCACTCAAGCAGAAGGACGCAGGGCGGGGACTCGCCGCGGTCGACCGGGCGTCGATGCGCGAACTGGAGCTAGAGAACGGCGACTATATCGTCATCGAGGGCAGTGAGGGACGAAAAGCGGTCGCTCGCGTCTGGCCGGGCTACCCCGAGGACGAGGGGCGAAACGTCATCCGGATCGACGGCCGTCTCCGACAGGAGGCCGACGTCGGGATCGATGACCGCGTAACCATCGAGAAGGCGGACGTCCAGCCCGCGACCAGCATAACGGTCGCACTCCCACAGAACCTTCGTATCCGCGGGAACATCGGGCCGCTCGTCCGCGACAAGCTGAGCGGACAGGCAATCACGGAGAACCAGACGGTGCCGTTCCCGCTCTCCTTTGGCCCCATGTCCGGCAGCGGTCAATCGGTGCCGCTGAAGATCGCCAACACCGAGCCGGGCGGAACCGTCGTCGTCACTGACTCGACCGATATCGAGATCAGCGAAACGCCCGCCGAACAGATCGACGGGCAGGCCGAACGCTCCGAGGCCGGTCCCTCGGTGGCCTACGAGGACATCGGCGGACTCGACAGCGAGCTCGAACAGGTTCGCGAGATGATCGAGTTGCCGATGCGCCACCCCGAGCTGTTCCAGCAGCTTGGCATCGAACCGCCAAAGGGTGTCCTGCTGCACGGTCCGCCAGGGACCGGCAAGACGCTGATGGCCAAGGCCGTCGCCAACGAGATCGACGCCTACTTCGACACCATCTCCGGCCCGGAGATCATGTCGAAGTACTACGGCGAGAGCGAGGAACAGCTCCGTGAAGTGTTCGAGGAGGCCGAGGAGAACGCCCCCGCGATCATCTTCATCGACGAAATCGACTCGATCGCGCCAGAGCGCGGCGAAGCTGGTGGCGACGTCGAACGCCGCGTCGTTGCACAGCTACTGAGCCTGATGGACGGGCTCGAAGAACGGGGTCAGGTGACCGTCATCGCGGCGACGAACCGCGTCGACGCCATCGATCCGGCGCTTCGACGTGGGGGCCGGTTCGACCGCGAGATCGAGATCAGCGTGCCCGACAAGAGCGGCCGTGAAGAGATCCTGCAGGTCCACACGCGCGGGATGCCGCTCGAAGAGGAGTTCGATCTCGAAGCCTACGCCGAGAACACCCACGGTTTCGTCGGCGCTGACCTCGCCAGCCTCACCAAAGAGGCCGCGATGAATGCGCTCCGGCGGATCCGGCCGGAGATCGATCTCGATAGCGAGGAGATCGACGCCGAGATCCTCGACTCGTTGCAGGTCACCGAACGGGACTTCAGGGAGGCGATCAAGGGGATCGAACCCTCCGCACTCCGCGAGGTGTTCGTCGAGGTACCCGACGTCACGTGGGACGACGTGGGGGGTCTCGAAGACACCAAAGAGGGGTTAGTCGAGACGATCCAGTGGCCCCTCGAATACCCCGAGGTGTTCGAGCAGATGGACATGCAGGCCGCGAAAGGCGTGTTGCTGTACGGTCCGCCCGGAACCGGCAAGACGCTGATGGCCAAGGCCGTCGCCAACGAGGCCGACTCGAACTTCATCTCGATCAAGGGGCCCGAGCTGCTCAGCAAGTGGGTCGGCGAGTCCGAGAAGGGCGTCCGCGAGGTGTTCTCCAAAGCGCGCGAGAACGCCCCTACTGTCGTCTTCTTCGACGAGATCGACGCCATCGCGACCGAACGTGGCTCCGGCGGCGGGGACTCGAACGTCGGCGAACGTGTCGTCTCACAGCTGCTGACAGAGCTCGACGGGCTCGAACAGCTCGAAGACGTCGTGGTTATCGCCACGACGAACCGCCCCGACCTGATCGACGACGCACTGCTCCGTCCCGGCCGACTGGACCGACACGTCCACGTTCCCGTCCCCGACGAGGACGCCCGCAGGGCGATCTTCGCGGTCCACACGCGGGACAAACCGCTGGCCGATGGCATCGATCTCGACTGGCTCGCCAGCGAGACCGAGGGCTTCGTCGGTGCAGACATCGAAGCCGTGACCCGCGAGGCGTCGATGGCCGCCTCCCGCGAGTTCATCAACTCGGTCGATCCCGAGGAGATCGGAGAAAGCATCGAGAACGTCCGGATCACCCGCGAACACTTCGAGGACGCGCTGGACGAGGTCGGCCCGAGTGTGACTGAGGAAGTGCGAGAACGCTACGAGGAGCTCGAATCGGAGATCACCCGGAGCGAGCCCGACGGCCAGAGCGAACTGGGACGGACGTTCCAGTAG
- a CDS encoding LysE family translocator, whose protein sequence is MLSVLTTLLVGALFGLVLAAPPGPMNAIIAEESVLRGWLAGFKAGLGAMSADVLFFVLTLLGIATLVDALDWLRGLLYLAGGVLMLYFALGAVRDARTAQSFSGEVSHDSTGFRKAFALSLTNPYQIGFWLTIGVGLLTPGRLDVLEHVPLIGDGLAGTLVVETGSLALLGGFFAGIGIWIVAFPGGLVRVGRRVDAFAPVVAGLSGVVLAGFGVVFLWVGGTVLV, encoded by the coding sequence GTGCTCTCCGTACTGACGACCCTGCTCGTTGGGGCGCTGTTTGGGCTCGTCCTCGCCGCACCACCGGGACCGATGAACGCGATTATTGCAGAGGAGAGCGTGCTCCGGGGATGGCTCGCGGGCTTCAAGGCCGGACTTGGTGCGATGTCCGCGGACGTATTGTTCTTCGTCCTGACGCTACTGGGAATCGCGACACTCGTGGACGCTCTCGACTGGCTTCGGGGACTCCTCTACCTTGCTGGCGGCGTATTGATGCTGTATTTTGCGCTGGGAGCAGTCCGGGATGCCCGGACGGCACAGTCTTTTAGCGGCGAGGTGTCACACGACTCGACCGGCTTTCGGAAGGCGTTCGCGCTCTCGCTGACGAACCCCTACCAGATCGGCTTCTGGCTCACGATCGGGGTCGGCCTACTCACGCCAGGGCGACTCGACGTGCTCGAACACGTCCCCCTGATCGGCGATGGATTAGCGGGGACGCTGGTAGTCGAGACGGGGAGTCTGGCGCTCCTTGGTGGTTTCTTCGCCGGTATCGGGATCTGGATCGTCGCGTTTCCTGGAGGACTTGTCAGGGTCGGGCGGCGCGTCGACGCCTTTGCACCGGTCGTTGCGGGGCTGAGCGGCGTCGTCCTCGCCGGATTCGGCGTCGTCTTCCTGTGGGTTGGTGGAACGGTACTCGTCTAG
- a CDS encoding helix-turn-helix transcriptional regulator, giving the protein MFDLTAFQRDCLYVIAGLDEPKGLAVMDELEEYYESDINAGRLYPNLDELVDKGLVEKHQQDRRTNAYVPTRRGRREIEARAEWKADQLEAEAEPPADD; this is encoded by the coding sequence ATGTTCGATCTGACAGCCTTCCAGCGCGACTGCCTGTACGTCATTGCGGGACTCGACGAACCGAAGGGCCTTGCCGTAATGGACGAGCTCGAAGAGTACTACGAGTCCGACATCAACGCGGGGCGGCTCTATCCGAATCTCGACGAGCTCGTCGACAAGGGACTCGTGGAGAAACACCAGCAGGACCGGCGGACGAACGCGTACGTACCGACCCGACGTGGCAGGCGCGAGATCGAAGCCCGAGCGGAGTGGAAAGCCGACCAGCTCGAAGCGGAAGCCGAGCCGCCCGCCGACGACTAG
- the panB gene encoding 3-methyl-2-oxobutanoate hydroxymethyltransferase → MALTVQDVRARKGGEPITMLTAYDTPTAELIDEGGVDIILVGDSMGNVVLGYDSTLPVTVDEVASRTAAVARGVEDALVVADMPFLSYGMDRKTSIENAGRMLKEARADAVKLECSEHTIELTERLHQLGIPVMAHLGLTPQRINELGGYTQQGADPEAAREILELARAHEEAGAFSLVLEHVPANLAAKITEELEIPTIGIGAGPETDGQVLVFNDVIGLGEWSPPFAEQFGDVRTEMQSAIDGYVDAVSEGEFPAEEHSQDADELDELY, encoded by the coding sequence ATGGCACTGACCGTACAGGACGTCCGCGCCAGGAAGGGCGGGGAGCCGATCACGATGCTGACGGCGTACGATACGCCGACCGCCGAGTTGATCGACGAGGGTGGCGTCGACATTATTCTGGTCGGCGACAGCATGGGAAACGTCGTACTCGGCTACGACTCGACGCTTCCGGTGACCGTCGACGAGGTGGCGAGCAGGACCGCCGCGGTGGCCAGAGGGGTCGAGGACGCGCTGGTCGTGGCGGACATGCCGTTCCTGAGCTACGGCATGGACCGCAAGACGAGCATCGAGAACGCCGGGCGGATGCTCAAGGAGGCTCGCGCGGACGCGGTCAAACTGGAATGTAGCGAGCACACGATTGAGTTGACCGAGCGTCTTCACCAACTCGGCATTCCCGTCATGGCGCATCTGGGGCTGACGCCCCAGCGGATCAACGAACTCGGCGGCTACACCCAGCAGGGAGCCGATCCCGAGGCCGCACGGGAGATCCTCGAACTCGCACGCGCTCACGAGGAGGCGGGTGCCTTTTCGCTCGTCCTCGAACACGTCCCCGCGAATCTGGCGGCGAAGATTACTGAGGAACTGGAAATCCCGACGATCGGTATCGGTGCCGGTCCGGAAACGGATGGACAGGTGCTCGTGTTCAACGACGTCATTGGGCTGGGAGAGTGGTCGCCGCCCTTTGCCGAGCAGTTCGGCGACGTCCGGACGGAGATGCAGTCGGCGATCGACGGCTACGTCGACGCGGTGTCGGAGGGTGAGTTCCCCGCCGAGGAGCACAGCCAGGACGCCGACGAACTGGACGAGCTATACTGA
- a CDS encoding S9 family peptidase gives MSETTDIDVIEELASLPTLAHPTVSPEGTEIAFYYDVTGRNELHVLDVETGETTQWSAGEVPRNARWFVQWDDEDRVFFHLDDDGNEQNDVHALTRAGDAEPVLEMDGQVIISDIHEDTLFVGSSRDGQMNVYSHDLSTDETNKLTEYERAVWGAHVSPDGERIAYATNETDDYDNKDVYVATSDGSDPRNLQIGGIGAEAAPVDWSPDGQRLLVSDNTEDLGRAGVYDLETEEVTWYGTGEYEEGGVCFHPDGERIIASRDRDAISVPVVYDVESGEGRELDVPEGVASFGQTGEVVLADGRLVFQHTTPTRRPELVAYDLETDEYEVLVEAEYGPFEPEDFADAEYFTVDSDGVPKTPAKAVDHDPCEELEIGALLYDSGERPSPLIVNPHGGPRARDAKSFDLYTQVLVSQGYSVLQVNYRGSTGRGREFVEALIDDWGGAEQGDVAVAAEHVAGYDWIDDDRVVVFGGSYGGYSAYWQAVQYPDLYDAGIAWIGLTDLEEMFETTMPHFRTELMEKYLGTPEENPDLYAERSPITYAENLDAPLFLVHGVNDRRVPVSQARLFRDRLDELGYEEGEGYEYRELGEEGHASSDQDQKLRMFRLLTDFLDRRVGE, from the coding sequence ATGTCCGAAACAACAGACATCGACGTGATCGAGGAACTGGCGAGTCTCCCGACGCTCGCCCATCCGACGGTCTCTCCGGAGGGTACCGAAATTGCGTTCTACTACGACGTGACCGGGCGCAACGAACTCCACGTTCTCGATGTCGAGACCGGCGAGACGACCCAGTGGTCTGCAGGGGAAGTCCCACGGAACGCACGGTGGTTCGTCCAGTGGGATGACGAGGACCGCGTTTTCTTCCATCTTGACGATGACGGCAACGAACAGAACGATGTCCACGCGCTCACCAGAGCGGGCGATGCCGAACCCGTACTGGAGATGGACGGCCAGGTGATCATCTCGGACATCCACGAGGACACCCTGTTCGTCGGCTCCTCACGGGACGGCCAGATGAACGTGTACAGCCACGATCTGAGCACGGACGAAACGAACAAACTTACCGAGTACGAGCGAGCCGTCTGGGGCGCTCACGTCTCGCCCGACGGCGAGCGGATCGCGTACGCTACGAACGAAACCGACGACTACGATAATAAGGACGTCTACGTCGCCACCAGTGACGGCAGCGATCCGCGAAACCTCCAGATCGGGGGTATCGGCGCGGAGGCAGCGCCCGTGGACTGGTCACCCGATGGCCAGCGCCTGCTCGTTTCCGACAACACCGAGGATCTGGGCCGGGCTGGCGTCTACGATCTCGAAACTGAGGAGGTTACCTGGTACGGAACCGGCGAATACGAGGAAGGCGGCGTCTGTTTCCATCCGGACGGGGAGCGGATCATCGCGTCCCGTGATCGGGATGCCATCTCCGTTCCGGTCGTCTACGACGTAGAGTCCGGAGAGGGCCGAGAGCTGGACGTGCCAGAAGGCGTCGCCTCGTTCGGACAGACCGGTGAGGTCGTGCTCGCAGATGGACGGCTCGTTTTCCAGCACACGACACCGACACGACGGCCGGAACTGGTTGCCTACGATCTCGAAACGGACGAGTACGAGGTGCTCGTGGAGGCGGAGTACGGCCCATTCGAGCCAGAGGATTTCGCCGACGCCGAGTACTTTACAGTCGATTCCGATGGGGTCCCCAAAACGCCCGCGAAGGCAGTCGACCACGATCCCTGCGAGGAACTGGAGATCGGGGCTTTGCTGTATGACTCGGGGGAGCGCCCATCACCGCTGATCGTCAACCCCCACGGCGGGCCGCGAGCCCGGGACGCGAAATCGTTCGACCTGTACACGCAGGTGCTCGTCTCGCAGGGCTACTCGGTCCTGCAGGTCAACTACCGCGGCTCGACTGGCCGGGGCCGCGAGTTCGTCGAGGCGCTGATCGACGACTGGGGTGGGGCCGAACAGGGTGACGTTGCGGTCGCCGCAGAGCACGTCGCCGGGTACGACTGGATCGACGACGACAGGGTCGTCGTGTTCGGCGGCTCCTACGGCGGCTATTCGGCGTACTGGCAGGCAGTCCAGTATCCCGACCTGTACGACGCCGGAATCGCGTGGATCGGGCTGACGGATCTCGAAGAGATGTTCGAGACGACGATGCCGCACTTCCGCACCGAGTTGATGGAAAAGTACCTCGGGACGCCCGAAGAGAACCCCGATCTCTACGCGGAGCGTTCGCCGATCACTTACGCCGAGAACCTCGACGCGCCGCTGTTTCTGGTCCACGGTGTCAACGACCGACGGGTACCGGTGTCGCAGGCACGACTGTTCCGCGACCGACTCGACGAACTGGGCTACGAGGAGGGCGAGGGGTACGAGTATCGCGAACTCGGCGAGGAGGGCCACGCTTCCTCCGATCAGGACCAGAAACTCCGGATGTTCCGGCTGCTGACCGACTTCCTCGACAGGCGGGTCGGGGAGTGA